The window aggtcaatgtgcgggggtacaggttagttgatgTACAGGACATGTaggtaggctatatacagtgggtaccggtaccaggtcaatgtgcaggggtacaggtaccaggtcaatgtgggggggtacaggtaccaggtcaatgtgggggggtacaggtcaatgtgggggggtacaggtaccaggtcaatgtgcaggggtataggtaccaggtcaatgtggggGGGTACAGGTACCAGTTCAATGTGGGGGGGTATAGgtaccaggtcaatgtgcgggggtacaggtaccaggtcaatgtggggGGGTACAGGTACCAGGTCATtgtgcgggggtaccggtaccaggtcaatgtgcaggggtacaggtaccaggtcaatgtggggGGGTACAGGTACCAGGTCAATGTAGGGGGGTACAggtaccaggtcaatgtgcaggggtacaggttagttgtaCCACCGACTGAATTTTGCTCGGCCAGGAGTTCCCCTGAAGTAACCCCTCGTGTACATTTGACCAGTGGGTGTATGGTCTGATGAGTCTTCTCAAGGGTTCCCTGGGTATAGGCCAATATCTTTCTGAGCTTCAATTTACCTTTACTGCCTGTTAGAAAGCCTTCGTTGAATTGAAGATGTTTAATGcaggtaataaaaaaaaaaagttgatgcTATTTTCTaaatcacatttaaaaaaaacattctgtggATTTGTGCACTCACTGATCATATCTGGGCATCTAGATTGACGAACAGGCTTTCCTACACAAAACAGTTAGTTAAAAGAAATTGAGAATTAAAATAGGCTTCCTGTACAAGAACAGATCATGCCTTTCATTAAATAGACGAAATAAATAATTCAATCAACATTTATTCCATAATCGACTATGGCAATATGATCTAAACCAGTGGTGCGCAACTCCTCCAGGGCCTGATTGGAGTCACACTTTTCCTCCATCCGTAGCAagcacagctgattaatcaaattgcattctaaactgaagatcatgattaggtgatgattggagtcaggtgtgttagctggggcaaaactgtgacacctatcaggccctcgaggactggaattgcccaacCCTGATCTATATGAATGCAGCTTCCACTGTATTGGAGCCCTTAGACACAGTTTACCATAGAGCAAAACGTTTTATTAAGGGCGCTAGGTTTAGCACACATCACTGCAttttgaatcaaatcaaaatcaaaatcaaatgtatttatatagcccttcgtacatcagctgatatctcaaagtggtccaataataataaggcggaacagttgaaactggagcagcagcacggccaggtggactggggacatcaCTGCATTTTGTATCAAAAAGTAGACTGGCCCTCTTTGAGGTCTTGTAGATCGATGCATTGCACTTTGTTTATGAAGCCCTCTCACATAAACTCCCACCATACCTTACTACATTGTTGACGTACAGGCATATGGCTGCCAGACCTGGGAACAGGGATGGCTAACAttgagaccttggtctcagtgtgACTTccctgttaaaaaaaataatactaataaaaacaatttaaaaaaaaacatatacagCGCAAAGCTGAGAGAGGAAGACTTTCAATTGCTTCTGCTGAGTGGGACAATGCCTGACACCCATTGACAAATTTCCCCTGGTAATAACATtgaatctgtctctgtctctgtctctctctctctctctctctctctctctctctctctctctgtctctctctctctctctctctctctctctctctctctctctctctctctctctctctttctctgcctccctctctctctttctctgcctccctctctctctgtgtttctctttccctctctctctttctctttctctctgtctctctctctttctctctgcctctctctctctctctctctgcctccctctctctctctctgcctccctttctctctctctctctctgtgtctgtctctctctctctctctgcctccctctctctctctctctctctccctctctttctctctctctctctctctgtctctctctcactctgcctccctctctctctctctctcaccccctctctctctctctctctctctctctctctctttctctgcctccctctctctctttctctgcctccctctctctctgtgtttctctttccctctctctctctctttctctctcactctctctttctctctgtctctctctctctctttctctctgcctctctctctctctctctctgcctctcctctctctctctctctctgcctccctctctctctctctctctctctctctgtgtctgtctctctctctctctgcctccctctctctctctctctcaccctctctctctctctctctctctctttctacagtGGAGAGGGTGAAGAAGGAGGCAGCAGAACAGGCTCGGAGAGCGGCAGAAGAGCAGATTCAGATTCAGCAACAGCTGATGGAAAAGATTGAAAAAGAACGAGAGATCACCAAACAGGAATATAAACAAGTGCTGGAGGCCAGACTTAAGGTATGGAATGAAGATGAGGTTACCACACCATCTTCTTAGCTaactggctagccagttcaaatagtGACCACAAATTATGACAACGCATTGACTGCAGCCAACAATTATTCATTATAACAGGAAAATGAACATGTTACAAGATAATTATTTACAAGTTACAAGTTGCTTGCCAAATATATTGGCACACTTGCACTTTTCTAAAATAGTTCCCTATTCTAAAATAAAAAACTTTCTTTTGGTCATCACATGTTGTTATGTGATTGTCAACATTGCAGAAACAAATGTGTTTTGGGAAACTTAAGTAAAGAATTTCATACTACCTTAGACAGGTAGTATTAATGACTGTGTTAACTATGGCCCTGTAGCAGCTCAGACCTTAGACAGGTACTATTAATGACTGTGTTAACTATGGTCCTGTAGCAGCTCAGTCCTTAGACAGGTAGTATTAATGACTGTGTTAACTATGACCCTGTAGCAGCTCAGACCTTAGACAGGTACTATTAATGACTGTGTTAACTATGACCCTGTAGCAGCTCAGACCTTAAACAGGTAGTATTAATGACTGTGTTAACTATGGCCCTGTAGCAGCTCAGACCTTAAACAGGTAGTATTAATGACTGTGTTAACTATGACCCTGTAGCAGCTCAGACCTTAAACAGGTAGTATTAATGACTGTGTTAACTATGGCCCTGTAGCAGCTCAGACCTTAGATAGGTAGTATTAATGACTGTGTTAACTATGGCCCTGTAGCAGCTCAGACCTTAGATAGGTACTATTAATGACTGTGTTAACTATGGCCCTGTAGCAGCTCAGACCTTAGACAGGTACTATTAATGACTGTGTTAACTATGACCCTGTAGCAGCTCAGACCTTAAACAGGTAGTATTAATGACTGTGTTAACTATGACCCTGTAGCAGCTCAGACCTTAGACAGGTAGTATTAAACAAAATTAGAGCTCCTTGGCTCAATACCGATCAGAACTGTACTAACTGATGACCAAATGAAACATTCAATGAATTGAACACCCTCACTACAATCAAACATGGGGGAGGTTTGATGATGCtctggggttgctttgctgcctctGGTATGGGAGCTTTGAAGGTGTGCAAGACATGAAATGAAATCAGTAGATTATTAAGGTGTTTTTTGGAGGGCAATGTTCGATCCGCTGTCAAACAAAAAATGGGTCTCCGTTTGAAGGTTATGGGTCTTCCAGCAGGACTACAACCATAACACATTTAGACATAGCGTTTCAAATTGTACGGCTCTTTAACTTATTAAACATAACGGTGGTtttctttctttgtattatcttctaCCCGATTTATTGTGTTttattctactacattcctttcacatttccacaaacttcaaagggttttctttcaaatggtaccaagaatacgcacatccttgcttcagggcctgagttacaggcagttagatttgggaatgtcattttaggcgaaaattgcgGGGGGAAAAAGGGTCCGATCTTTAGTATTATTTTTATAAATACTACAATCATGGATTTTGTTTGATAAGATGGTTGAAGCAGGCACACACATTTTCCCTTTAAAATCTATGTTTTCTACTTGTTCATTTTGTTTTCATTATTACATTTCAGGAGCTGAAGGACCTAACGGAAGAAGGCTTTAAGGAAATAGGAGAATACATGGAGAAAAACAAAAACGCCATTCAAAGTAACGATAATCCAACTCCTCAAAACAATGTCTCCAAAATGTTGGATGGAGTTGGGACTATTTGTTCCTTTGTTCCTGGCGTTGGCACTGCGATTGGGGGCGGTCTTATCGCCAGTGCCAAAGCTCTAGACTACGCTTCAGAACTCGTAAAGTAACTGTCAGATTTTTATAAAATGTGACCAATTATTAATAAAAATATGAGGGAAATgttttccttaaaaaaaaaaaaaatggtaattAGGTTTGTTTTCTGTGTTGGTGTGGGTCTGTACAGAAACAGAAGGGTGTGAGTGTATACCAGTCATTGCATATATTCATGCAAGTAGACCACTGATTGGCTAGCTTTGCCAATGATGTAGGATGGCATCATTCTCTATGAGGAAATAGAGCAAATTTTTTTAAAACTGTATGTTTGAGATACAAAGTTTGATGTTGattaaaaattatataaaaaaCTCTCCCATTTATGATTTGGCCACAATTCCGAGTATTGGAAGAGTCAACAACAGTATTCCGGTATGAGGTAACAGAATATGTACGATttacactggacagttactttaaagggGCAACAGCCCAAATTAATATTGTACTTTGTAATGGAAACAAATAAGCGGCACTTGGCCAGCTGAAGGCCAGGCACCTCAGGTTGTTCTTGGCCAGCTGAAGGCCAGGCACCTCAGGCTGTTCTTGGCCAGCTGAAGGCCAGGCACCTCAGGCTGTTCTTGGCCAGCTGAAGGCCAGCTGAAGGCCAGGCACCTCAGGCTTTTCTTGGCTAGCTGAAGGCCAGGCACCTCAGGCTTTTCTTGACTAGCTGAAGGCCAGGCACCTCAGGCTTTTCTTGGCTAGCTGAAGGCCAGGCACCTCAGGCTGTTCTTGGCTAGCTGAAGGCCAGGCACCTCAGGCTGTTCTTGGCTAGCTGAAGGCCAGGCACCTCAGGCTGTTCTTGGCTAGCTGAAGGCCAGGCACCTCAGGCTGTTCTTGGCTAGCTGAAGGCCAGGCACCTCAGGCTGTTCTTGGCTAGCTGAAGGCCAGGCACCTCAGGCTGTTCTTGGCTAGCTGAAGGCCAGGCACCTCAGGCTGTTCTTGGCCAGCTGAAGGCCAGGCACCTCAGGCTGTTCTTGGCTAGCTGAAGGCCAGGCACCTCAGGATGTTCTTGGCTAGCTGAAGGCCAGCTGAAAGACAGGCACCACAGGCTGTACTTGGCCAGTTGAAGGTCAGGCACCATAAAGGCTGAAATTACATTTGAGCATCTACATATCAATAATGAGATATGCTGATACGTGGATCCATAGTATTATTAAAAAGTAACATAAATTCAACTGATGAACGCTGATTGTTATACGATTAAGGGGGAAACATGACCTTATGAGGGTGGTGCCTGGCCTTAAAGCCACAGTATAATCATTCTATTTGATTTTCCTTTATTCTTCCAGCTTGTCCTTTTCCTTTTAGATTTTTACTGTAAAGTGTATTGCAATTTTAAACaaagattgatttgatttgataaacaaACTATGTATAATAATGTTAGCCACAATTTGTTGATTATATCTAATCTAGTAATGATGAGTCGATTATTAACTGTGGAAAAAGACGTTGACAAAGTTTTGCCAAAATGTCTAATGACTTCTAATCGCTTCCATTACTTTATGACAAGTAATGTAACCTTATTGTAAACAGTTACCAAATATGATATCCTTTCAACACGTAAAATAAGACACAGTAAAGATTTGTCTTTAGAAAAAGTTTGATTTAATAATTAACGTTCTAACTACAGTGAAAAGCAGTGATTTGGGGACAGCACTGGATAGCTGTGCCGATCTCAATAATACACTTTCAAatgtaaacaaaataaaaatctgCTGAGAAATGTATTTCCTGTTTCTTAAGGTATACAACAGACAAGGTGTACTATGCAGAAATAGAGTCATTTGTATTAGAACACATGTTAAAATGTATCTATTAATGCATTCTAGAACTGAGTTTTGTGTCATTTTGTCAATATCCATGATCACCTCTTCAATCCAGGACGAACAAATGATTGTTAATGTTAACACGGGGGGTACTTAGGATCATCACATGTTGTTGAATTAGTAAGAGCCACAATACCCTTCAAAAGCCTGCACTACGACACTGCACtgagcctacacacacacacacacacacacacacacacacacacacacacacacacacacacacacacacacacacacacacactccctctctgtctgtctgtctctttctctctgtctctctttctctctctaaaaaACTATGAACGGGTAAAGGTTTAGCTTTATCAGAAACTTGTCCTCTATCCAGGGCATGATGAGAAGTGTATTTATGCAGGAATAGATACCATTATGTTAGTACTCTAACAACTATGAACGGGTAAAGGTTTAGCTTTATCAGAAACTTGTCCTCTATCCAGGGCATGATGAGAAGTGTATTTGTGCAGGAATAGATACCATTATGTTAGTACACTATAATCAATGTCCTTCCTAGTCCTTTATTCCTGCTTGTTTAAAGACATGTTGGCACCATATCCGTGCAACACCTCTTTAATCCAGGGCATGAAGAAAGGGATTTTCATGAACACATGAGGATATTGGGAATCATCACATCTCTCAAGATAATTAAAAGCAACGATACCCCGTGCCTTGTTGTTACAAATAAGAGGTCCCCCTGAATC of the Oncorhynchus clarkii lewisi isolate Uvic-CL-2024 chromosome 3, UVic_Ocla_1.0, whole genome shotgun sequence genome contains:
- the LOC139406190 gene encoding guanylate-binding protein 1-like isoform X2; its protein translation is MMEEPVCRIKNDIARVFEPLEEALSHGSYIHPGGYKDFHDNLQELTKQYRTERGRGVMSEELLREYLDEKARVGNTILLVDQTLSKQEHKSEVERVKKEAAEQARRAAEEQIQIQQQLMEKIEKEREITKQEYKQVLEARLKELKDLTEEGFKEIGEYMEKNKNAIQSNDNPTPQNNVSKMLDGVGTICSFVPGVGTAIGGGLIASAKALDYASELVK